One segment of Arcanobacterium haemolyticum DSM 20595 DNA contains the following:
- a CDS encoding glycosyltransferase family 4 protein yields MKIGIACGYSWDVAGGVQFHIRDLAQELIARGHEVSVIAPSERQPGCDGLEEFVYPVGAAIPIHYNGSVARLAFGPKVNRQVRAWLRDSQLDVLHVHEPFTPSVSMLALMSASCPVVSTFHTAMDKSRLMSIASPFLVPMLEKIQARIAVSQEARRTAVQYLGADAWVIPNGVFVDSMRVLEKDSRFVGSVEAPTLSFLGRLDEPRKGLPVVARAFGAIRREFPGVRLFVAGKGDVDVARESFGSDADAVTFLGPVSDEDKARLLASTDIYLAPNTGGESFGIILVEAMSAGAGIVASDIPAFRAVLGDGSFGAHFSNNDADDLARVVCSVLRDPQGRGKRAQDAEAAAWRYDWSSVASQILTVYETARSTAELEVME; encoded by the coding sequence ATGAAAATCGGTATAGCCTGCGGATATTCGTGGGATGTTGCTGGGGGAGTCCAGTTCCATATTCGCGATCTCGCGCAGGAACTGATTGCCCGCGGGCATGAGGTCAGTGTGATCGCCCCTTCCGAACGTCAACCCGGGTGCGATGGTTTGGAAGAATTCGTTTACCCCGTGGGGGCAGCGATTCCTATTCATTACAACGGTTCCGTGGCACGTTTGGCGTTCGGGCCGAAGGTAAATCGGCAGGTTCGCGCCTGGTTGCGTGATTCGCAGCTGGACGTGTTGCATGTGCATGAACCTTTTACTCCGTCTGTTTCGATGTTGGCGTTGATGAGCGCATCGTGCCCTGTGGTTTCTACGTTTCATACGGCGATGGACAAATCGCGTTTGATGTCTATTGCTTCTCCGTTTTTGGTTCCGATGTTGGAAAAAATTCAGGCACGAATCGCTGTTTCGCAGGAGGCGCGCCGTACGGCCGTGCAGTATCTTGGTGCGGATGCTTGGGTGATTCCTAACGGAGTTTTCGTTGATTCTATGCGAGTTTTGGAGAAGGATTCACGATTTGTGGGGAGTGTAGAGGCACCCACGTTAAGTTTTTTGGGGCGTTTGGACGAACCTCGCAAGGGGCTACCTGTGGTTGCGCGGGCATTTGGTGCGATTCGCCGCGAGTTTCCGGGCGTGCGATTGTTCGTGGCGGGCAAAGGTGACGTGGATGTTGCGCGCGAATCTTTTGGCTCCGACGCCGATGCAGTCACCTTCTTAGGTCCTGTTTCCGATGAAGATAAGGCACGTCTTCTCGCCAGCACCGATATTTATCTGGCACCGAATACGGGCGGCGAATCGTTTGGCATTATTTTGGTTGAAGCGATGAGCGCTGGTGCCGGAATTGTTGCGTCGGACATTCCCGCGTTTCGTGCCGTGTTGGGGGATGGGAGTTTTGGGGCTCATTTTTCTAATAACGACGCCGATGACTTGGCTCGCGTTGTCTGTTCCGTGTTGCGAGATCCACAAGGGAGGGGGAAACGTGCACAGGATGCGGAGGCCGCCGCGTGGCGTTATGACTGGTCCTCCGTTGCTTCGCAGATTTTAACTGTGTATGAAACTGCCCGATCTACGGCCGAACTTGAGGTGATGGAGTAA
- a CDS encoding phosphatidylinositol mannoside acyltransferase — MNPHLIFKLIDVTARRMPEACARSLFAAIGTLAGLSSSSGIMQLRANYERVAPASGISKKLRSATAMRHYLRYYYEAFRLPYLTPEQIDARVSVENMEPLAAALKTGSCTAALMHAGNWDLAGAWATRNLAPVHTVAEKLEPPEITHTFLDLRRKLGMTIYHAEKSQHVVEKLTRDMAATRCFVPLLCDRDLSATGVDVNLFGHHARVAPGPAILAQKTGSAMFPIFCIAENFHHDKARVARAGTTWGIRLIIGNPITPQVPPTASRPERVRDVQRMMDEWAHFMSSAATPHLTHWHMLQKVFVADLDPARLARAQKETP; from the coding sequence ATGAATCCTCATCTGATCTTTAAGCTGATCGATGTGACGGCCAGGCGCATGCCAGAAGCATGCGCCCGGTCGTTATTCGCTGCAATCGGTACACTTGCAGGCTTATCGTCTTCCTCAGGAATAATGCAACTGAGGGCGAACTACGAACGTGTGGCCCCGGCGTCGGGAATCTCCAAAAAACTGCGCTCTGCCACTGCAATGCGCCACTACCTGCGTTACTACTATGAAGCATTCCGGCTCCCATACCTCACGCCAGAACAGATCGATGCGCGCGTGTCGGTAGAAAATATGGAGCCGCTAGCCGCCGCACTCAAAACCGGATCGTGCACGGCAGCGCTCATGCACGCCGGAAACTGGGATCTTGCGGGCGCATGGGCCACCCGAAACCTGGCCCCAGTCCACACCGTGGCCGAAAAACTCGAACCCCCAGAAATCACCCACACGTTCCTTGATCTGCGCAGAAAACTAGGCATGACCATCTATCACGCAGAAAAATCCCAGCACGTGGTAGAAAAATTGACCCGTGATATGGCTGCCACTCGTTGCTTCGTGCCACTCCTATGCGATCGTGATCTCAGCGCCACTGGAGTAGACGTCAACCTATTTGGGCACCACGCGCGCGTTGCACCCGGCCCCGCGATCCTAGCGCAAAAAACCGGCTCGGCCATGTTCCCCATCTTCTGTATTGCGGAAAACTTTCACCACGATAAAGCACGGGTGGCGCGCGCCGGAACCACATGGGGGATACGCCTCATCATCGGCAACCCGATAACGCCGCAGGTCCCACCAACAGCTTCCCGGCCAGAACGCGTCCGTGACGTGCAACGCATGATGGACGAATGGGCCCACTTCATGAGCAGCGCCGCCACACCACACCTCACACACTGGCACATGCTCCAAAAAGTATTCGTCGCAGATCTTGATCCAGCCCGCCTCGCGCGCGCCCAGAAGGAGACACCATGA
- a CDS encoding PrsW family intramembrane metalloprotease yields the protein MMNKAQYLRLPRKHSLDFYAYIIGLIVFTGIAFLEVWPALAGPAGISGAVVAGVWALVPVIFTLLLVWIIDYWEPEPLWLYALAFAWGGGVSVLVGALINDFASSRLIPKLLDEGATVYDISRYTASWIAPISEEAVKGAGIILIYVAFRHYFNGPVDGIVYGALIGAGFSFTENILYFVRNFDFLTEVFTVRFLDGPLSHDTYSALFGFFIGFAEYSRHKWAIVWWTIPAMLSAGTFHFINNDALNWEGMTYETYKVISNVPLAVVASAMVIYARSYEKKAVLGGLERYVREGWFARYEVTMIARMRYRQQALLWAERQARKLGAPPGKGTEAMRRFQDIMLQVGHETTRAQRSGKHVALSDQTYLQELLLKAQTLRSVFTTG from the coding sequence ATGATGAATAAAGCACAATACTTACGGTTGCCACGAAAGCATTCGCTTGATTTCTATGCCTATATTATTGGTCTGATCGTTTTCACTGGTATTGCGTTTCTTGAAGTGTGGCCGGCACTTGCTGGGCCGGCTGGAATTTCTGGTGCAGTTGTAGCCGGGGTATGGGCGTTGGTTCCCGTGATTTTCACGCTTTTACTGGTGTGGATCATCGATTATTGGGAGCCAGAACCACTGTGGCTCTACGCACTGGCATTTGCCTGGGGCGGTGGCGTTTCCGTTCTTGTTGGCGCCCTGATTAACGATTTTGCATCGTCACGTCTGATTCCAAAACTTCTTGATGAAGGTGCCACAGTGTATGACATTTCGCGCTACACAGCATCGTGGATTGCACCAATTTCAGAAGAAGCCGTGAAAGGCGCTGGGATCATCCTGATCTACGTAGCTTTCCGGCACTACTTCAACGGACCTGTAGATGGAATCGTATACGGCGCGCTGATCGGCGCTGGTTTCAGCTTCACTGAAAACATTCTCTACTTCGTACGCAACTTCGATTTCTTAACCGAAGTATTTACTGTTCGATTCCTCGATGGGCCTCTCAGCCATGATACGTATTCTGCGCTTTTTGGCTTCTTTATTGGTTTCGCAGAGTATTCACGCCACAAATGGGCGATCGTGTGGTGGACAATTCCGGCCATGCTCAGTGCGGGAACATTCCACTTCATCAATAATGACGCACTTAATTGGGAAGGGATGACGTACGAAACGTATAAAGTCATCTCAAACGTGCCGCTCGCCGTCGTCGCCTCAGCCATGGTGATCTACGCTCGCTCATACGAAAAGAAAGCAGTACTTGGTGGCCTCGAACGGTACGTGCGTGAAGGCTGGTTCGCACGCTACGAAGTCACAATGATCGCCCGAATGCGTTACCGGCAACAAGCATTGTTGTGGGCAGAACGCCAAGCGCGCAAACTCGGTGCTCCACCAGGCAAAGGAACTGAAGCCATGCGCCGTTTCCAAGACATCATGCTACAAGTTGGCCACGAAACAACTCGCGCCCAACGCAGTGGAAAACACGTGGCCCTATCCGATCAAACCTATCTTCAAGAACTCCTCCTCAAAGCACAAACTTTACGATCAGTCTTCACCACGGGGTAA
- a CDS encoding YebC/PmpR family DNA-binding transcriptional regulator — MSGHSKWATTKHKKAAIDAKRGKLFARLIKNIEVAARTGGGDPAGNPTLYDAIQKAKKNSVPADNIDRAVKRGSGEGAEQVNYENIMYEGYGANGVAILIECLTDNRNRAASDVRVALTRNGGTLADPGSVSYMFSRKGIVEVPNTGDFSEDDILMAVLDAGAEEVTNEGDVFEVLSEPNDVVEVRKALQAEGIDYNSAEVQFVPSMKVPITDVETANKLMKLIDALDDVDDIQAVYSNLDLSDDVEAALAEED; from the coding sequence GTGTCAGGACACTCTAAGTGGGCCACCACGAAGCACAAGAAGGCAGCGATTGATGCCAAGCGCGGCAAGTTGTTCGCTCGTCTTATCAAGAACATTGAAGTTGCTGCCCGCACCGGCGGCGGAGATCCTGCTGGAAACCCAACCCTCTATGATGCGATCCAGAAAGCAAAGAAGAACTCGGTTCCAGCAGATAACATCGATCGTGCAGTCAAACGTGGATCCGGTGAAGGCGCAGAACAAGTCAACTACGAAAACATCATGTACGAAGGCTACGGCGCAAACGGCGTGGCAATCCTCATCGAATGTTTGACCGATAACCGTAACCGCGCAGCGTCCGACGTTCGCGTGGCGCTCACCCGCAACGGTGGAACCTTGGCAGATCCAGGTTCCGTGTCCTACATGTTCTCCCGCAAGGGCATTGTTGAAGTGCCAAACACCGGTGATTTCAGTGAAGATGACATCCTGATGGCCGTACTCGATGCAGGCGCTGAAGAAGTGACGAACGAAGGCGACGTATTCGAAGTCCTCTCCGAACCAAATGACGTCGTTGAGGTTCGTAAAGCACTCCAGGCCGAAGGCATCGATTACAACTCCGCTGAAGTTCAGTTTGTGCCATCGATGAAGGTGCCGATTACCGATGTAGAGACCGCCAACAAGCTCATGAAGCTGATTGACGCTCTTGACGACGTTGATGACATCCAGGCTGTGTACTCCAACCTGGATCTTTCTGACGACGTCGAAGCAGCACTCGCTGAGGAAGACTAA
- a CDS encoding NUDIX hydrolase: MTSQDTIDFVEWPLNEEGYPYRKAARIVVFNPAGEIFLILGHDIDEPSQTWWFTPGGGIEAEESPADAAVRELREETGLVVDKKRLIGPVLMRYSTFHFAAKTRKQDEEFFVIHIDESEAELINSGHNREWTTLEHHLLDDQTWWNLDSLRAIQDTGQWVFPRDLPEFAREWQGTWDGVCRTIVEE; this comes from the coding sequence ATGACCTCACAAGACACAATCGACTTCGTCGAATGGCCTCTCAACGAAGAAGGATACCCATACAGAAAAGCCGCGCGAATAGTCGTTTTTAATCCTGCCGGGGAAATTTTTCTGATCCTCGGCCACGATATCGATGAACCCAGCCAAACCTGGTGGTTCACGCCAGGTGGCGGAATCGAAGCAGAAGAAAGCCCCGCCGATGCTGCGGTACGTGAGCTGAGGGAAGAAACGGGGCTCGTCGTCGATAAAAAGCGGCTCATAGGCCCCGTGCTCATGCGATACTCAACCTTCCACTTCGCCGCAAAAACACGAAAACAAGACGAAGAATTCTTCGTCATTCATATCGACGAATCCGAAGCAGAACTCATCAACTCAGGGCACAATCGTGAATGGACCACGCTGGAACATCACCTACTCGACGATCAAACATGGTGGAACCTTGACTCGTTACGCGCCATCCAAGACACAGGCCAATGGGTATTCCCACGTGATCTGCCCGAATTCGCACGCGAATGGCAGGGCACTTGGGATGGTGTGTGTCGCACTATCGTAGAAGAATAG